From a region of the Lactuca sativa cultivar Salinas chromosome 4, Lsat_Salinas_v11, whole genome shotgun sequence genome:
- the LOC111879879 gene encoding probable LRR receptor-like serine/threonine-protein kinase At1g14390: MKETFIRISSNLVFLAFFSLISLPSLFSQLNTGDSRILFQVQQKLEYPQVLQEWGNWTNFCFLPSNPSLMIVCSGNRITELTIVGNKTKPLSPSFSIDSFFTDLTKLSTLKKLTLVSLGLWGTLPPKVDRFWSLEVMNFSSNFINGEIPSTISTIKNLTVVNLSNNLFNGSVPDLKGLQNLEVIDLGSNRLGPKYPSLSYNLVSITLRNNSIRIEIPSDFVKFVHLERLDISSNKVVGPIPSSLFSLSSIQYLNLGNNQFSGALPANLTCTKNLGFVDLSNNLLIGKLPSCIGSTNRTVISTWNCLTNSTSKYQHPKKFCQKEAIAVLPPKRNGENKKEETTLKLGVVLGIIGGIVGILGLIGLLILGIYRRRVAKRAKQFRSDSFALDKNAVRTPSSVPKDGRRPQTMRTAALGLPPYTIFTLEEIEDATNNFDSSNLMGEGSQAQLYKGWLRDGTIVLIKCLKLKQKHSTQNLQQHMEVISKLRHRHLVSVLGHCIVSYVDHPNSGSTVFVVLENVSNGSLRDHLTDWRKKEILKWPHRMGITMGIARGIQFLHTGTQHGIFGNDLSIQSVLLDDNLTAKISSYNISLSSKVGSESPLHGHDTSSQVSQRPMNLEKDDIYQFGVIILQLITGKPVDSEDEITELKNELEIGLMESPTKLKEAADSSIRGTFAYESMKTAVQIAINCLNEDVNVRPSIEDVLWNMQYSVQVQEGWNSSGNLSTNL, encoded by the exons ATGAAGGAAACCTTCATCAGGATTTCAAGTAATTTAGTGTTTCTAGCTTTCTTTTCTCTCATTTCGCTTCCGTCTTTGTTTTCACAACTGAATACAGGAGATTCAAGAATCCTTTTTCAAGTTCAACAAAAACTCGAGTACCCACAAGTTCTTCAAGAATGGGGAAACTGGACAAATTTCTGCTTTCTGCCTTCAAATCCCAGTCTAATGATTGTTTGTTCAGGTAATCGCATCACTGAATTAACCATCGTTGGAAACAAAACAAAACCACTTTCTCCCAGTTTTTCGATCGATTCTTTCTTTACTGATCTTACAAAGCTTTCAACTTTAAAGAAATTGACACTTGTATCCCTAGGTTTGTGGGGTACCCTACCCCCTAAGGTTGATAGATTTTGGAGTCTTGAAGTTATGAACTTTAGTTCCAACTTCATTAATGGTGAGATCCCATCTACCATTTCGACAATTAAAAATCTCACTGTTGTTAATTTGTCAAATAATTTGTTTAATGGGAGTGTACCAGATCTAAAGGGATTGCAGAATCTTGAAGTTATTGATTTGGGTAGTAATCGTTTaggtccaaaatacccttctttGAGTTACAATCTTGTGTCGATCACATTGAGAAACAATTCAATCAGGATCGAAATCCCTTCGGATTTTGTGAAATTTGTTCATCTTGAAAGACTTGATATTTCCTCAAATAAAGTTGTGGGTCCCATTCCTTCCTCTTTGTTTTCACTCTCTTCGATTCAGTATCTCAATTTAGGCAACAATCAATTCAGTGGAGCATTGCCTGCGAACTTAACATGTAccaaaaatctagggtttgtagaTCTTTCTAATAATCTTTTGATTGGGAAATTACCATCTTGTATTGGATCAACGAATCGAACAGTTATTAGCACATGGAATTGTTTAACGAATTCAACTTCAAAGTATCAACATCCCAAAAAATTCTGTCAAAAAGAAGCGATAGCTGTTTTGCCTCCAAAGAGAAATGGTGAAAATAAGAAAGAGGAGACTACTTTGAAGCTTGGGGTTGTTCTTGGTATCATTGGGGGCATTGTGGGAATTTTGGGATTGATTGGGTTGTTGATTTTGGGTATTTATAGAAGACGAGTTGCTAAAAGGGCAAAACAATTCCGATCTGATAGTTTCGCTCTCGACAAGAATGCTGTTCGTACTCCTTCTTCAGTGCCAAAAGATG GGCGTAGACCCCAAACGATGAGGACAGCGGCGCTAGGTCTACCACCATACACCATATTTACACTCGAAGAAATCGAAGATGCAACAAACAACTTTGATTCTTCAAATTTAATGGGAGAAGGATCTCAAGCACAA CTTTATAAAGGGTGGCTAAGGGATGGAACAATAGTGTTGATCAAATGTTTAAAGTTAAAACAAAAACATTCGACTCAAAACTTGCAACAACATATGGAAGTGATTTCTAAGCTTAGACATCGACATCTCGTGAGTGTTCTTGGTCATTGCATCGTGTCATATGTTGATCATCCTAATTCGGGTAGTACCGTGTTTGTTGTTCTTGAAAATGTTTCAAACGGATCTTTGAGAGATCATCTTACag ATTGGAGAAAGAAAGAAATCTTGAAATGGCCACATAGAATGGGAATCACAATGGGAATTGCAAGAGGAATTCAATTCTTGCATACGGGAACTCAACATGGGATTTTTGGGAATGATTTGAGCATTCAAAGTGTGTTGTTGGATGATAATTTAACTGCTAAAATCAGTAGTTATAATATTTCATTGTCATCAAAGGTTGGTTCTGAAAGCCCTTTACATGGCCATGATACATCTTCCCAAGTTTCTCAAAG gCCTATGAATCTAGAAAAAGATGACATATATCAATTTGGAGTCATCATCCTCCAACTCATTACAGGAAAACCGGTCGACTCAGAGGATGAGATAACTGAGCTCAAGAACGAG cTAGAGATTGGGTTAATGGAGTCTCCAACAAAACTTAAAGAGGCAGCGGATTCATCGATAAGAGGAACATTTGCTTATGAGTCCATGAAAACAGCTGTTCAAATAGCAATAAATTGTCTTAATGAAGATGTTAATGTGCGTCCATCGATTGAAGATGTTCTTTGGAATATGCAGTATTCAGTTCAAGTTCAAGAAGGATGGAATAGCAGTGGTAATCTAAGTACAAATTTGTAA
- the LOC111880315 gene encoding uncharacterized protein LOC111880315 codes for MLNRNREEGHEHLYRDYFADNCVYGAKDFKRRFRLSRNVFLRITNALQSRYDARGRQGFTTLQKYAAGIRLMAMRELPDTMDDYMRMSERTARESLYTLSRGVVETFGDVYLRKPSLHDLQELYATHEERHEFPGMIGSIVAHTGNGKISPIFNDLLNGKALDAPFTVNGNEYKYGYYLTDGIYPQYSTFVKAFCHPVEERDNFFKRRQEGSRKDVERAFGVLKAKWHIVEHAARPSDLETLRYIMYACIIIHNMVVEDKGRNIAHYIPTKPRHVQFQPGTTDYLHRVVEIQDATKHKQLREDLADYIFYGNNNDNG; via the exons ATGTTAAACAGAAATCGCGAGGAAGGACACGAACATCTATACCGCGATTACTTTGCGGATAATTGTGTATACGGGGCGAAGGACTTCAAAAGAAGATTTCGTTTGAGTAGGAATGTGTTCTTACGAATCACCAACGCCTTGCAAAGCCG ATATGATGCTAGAGGTAGACAAGGGTTTACAACGTTGCAGAAATATGCTGCGGGCATTCGTTTGATGGCTATGAGGGAGTTACCTGACACCATGGACGACTATATGAGAATGTCCgaaagaaccgcaagagagagtttGTATACATTGTCAAGGGGTGTTGTTGAAACTTTTGGAGACGTGTATTTGCGGAAACCTTCGTTGCATGATTTGCAAGAATTGTATGCGACGCATGAAGAACGCCATGAGTTTCCCGGAATGATAGGAAGCATTGTTGCACACACTGGAAATGGAAAAATT TCGCCAATATTCAACGATCTTTTGAATGGAAAAGCCTTGGATGCTCCTTTCACGGTGAATGGAAacgaatacaaatatgggtattacCTTACAGATGGAATATATCCTCAGTATTCCACATTCGTGAAGGCATTCTGCCACCCGGTTGAAGAACGAGACAATTTTTTTAAGAGAAGACAAGAAGGATCACGTAAGGATGTGGAACGTGCTTTTGGAGTGCTGAAGGCGAAGTGGCATATAGTCGAACATGCAGCACGACCATCGGATTTAGAAACTCTACGATatatcatgtatgcatgtatcataataCATAACATGGTAGTAGAAGATAAAGGGCGAAATATTGCACACTATATCCCAACGAAGCCCAGACACGTTCAGTTTCAACCAGGAACAACAGATTATTTGCATCGCGTTGTTGAAATTCAGGACGCAACTAAACACAAACAACTTCGAGAGGACTTAGCGGATTATATATTCTATGGTAACAATAACGATAACGGATAG